The Pseudomonas fluorescens nucleotide sequence CGGTGCTCTGGGACCGGCGCAAGGACTGCATCGCCCACAACGACTCGGCGGAGCTGGCGCTACAGATGGCTACCCGCCTGCTGCCACTGGCGCGCACGCCGCTGGATCTGGTACCGGAGCGCTCCAGTTGCGACATCGTCGAGCTCAACAGCTGGTTGCACAGCAACATCAACCGCATGGTCTACCACATGGGTTTTGCCCCCGACCAGCACAGCTACGACAAGGCCTTCGCGCAGTTTTTCGCAGCCATGGATACCCTGGAGAACCGGCTGCGCAAGCAACCCTACCTGGTCGGTGGCACGCTGAGCCTGAGCGACCTGTTCCTGCTGCCGACCCTGATTCGCTATGAAGCGGTGTACTACGTGCACTTCAAGGCCAACTTCAAGACCTTGAGCGAGTACCCGGCGCTGTACGAGTACCTGTGCCGCCTGGTGCGCATCCCGGAAATCTACCGCACCATCGACATGGCCCATATCAAGCTGCATTACTACTACTCCCACGACCACATCAACCCGACCCGTATCGTCCCCCAGGGCCCTGCCCTGCCCTGGCTGAACTGATCCGGACCTGCCGCCACGCCGAACTGGCGTGGCGGCGGGATCCATCATGATCAGGTACGAGCAT carries:
- a CDS encoding glutathione S-transferase C-terminal domain-containing protein; its protein translation is MSKANDNTAGEALILSELVAEPNRYHLYISHACPFSHRVHLVQSLLGLGDALDVTSVAARRYDKGWEFDERDQDPLHKDVTLLSTLYQRSHPDFSGNQSVPVLWDRRKDCIAHNDSAELALQMATRLLPLARTPLDLVPERSSCDIVELNSWLHSNINRMVYHMGFAPDQHSYDKAFAQFFAAMDTLENRLRKQPYLVGGTLSLSDLFLLPTLIRYEAVYYVHFKANFKTLSEYPALYEYLCRLVRIPEIYRTIDMAHIKLHYYYSHDHINPTRIVPQGPALPWLN